One region of Terricaulis silvestris genomic DNA includes:
- a CDS encoding DUF1801 domain-containing protein — MKPLTPEKQLAGFIAKFTPEMAKRIRSARAKMRQRIPQALELVYDNYNFFVIGYGPNEKASDAIFSLAAQAKGLSLCFLQGAKLPDPKRLLRGSGNVVRNIPLESADTLDIPEVEALIAVALDRAKTPLSQQGRHQLIIKSISAKQRPRRAKE, encoded by the coding sequence ATGAAGCCGCTGACGCCTGAAAAGCAACTCGCCGGATTCATCGCCAAGTTCACGCCAGAGATGGCGAAGCGGATTCGATCGGCGCGCGCTAAGATGCGGCAGCGAATTCCGCAGGCGTTGGAGCTCGTGTACGACAACTACAATTTCTTCGTCATCGGCTATGGCCCCAACGAAAAGGCGAGTGACGCCATTTTCTCACTTGCCGCGCAGGCCAAGGGCCTCAGTCTCTGCTTCCTGCAGGGCGCCAAGTTGCCAGATCCAAAGCGCTTGTTGCGAGGCTCCGGCAACGTCGTACGCAACATTCCCCTTGAATCGGCTGACACGCTCGATATTCCGGAGGTCGAAGCCTTGATAGCCGTAGCGCTCGATCGAGCCAAAACGCCGTTGTCTCAGCAGGGCCGACATCAGCTCATCATCAAATCCATTTCCGCAAAACAGCGCCCCAGGCGAGCCAAGGAATGA
- a CDS encoding DoxX family protein, with product MIQLGRQVYGLAAIATGAVGLAWGDFAAVWQPFPDDAPARPSFAYAIAGVFLVSGILLQWRRTASIGAAACAALGLMFAFFWLSMRLVTAPQTYVFYNGVSEQLAIGLGGVAAFASLSAAAWAPRLALVARIVFGVCCVVFGGAHFVYVNETAAMVPSYLPLGGTIWAQVTGVCHAAAGLALISGFFALPAARLLTLMFIGFGALVWAPQILVASAEGLGGIEHIAWAGNAINLSLIGAAWMIGDMIAGARTS from the coding sequence ATGATCCAGCTTGGCAGACAGGTCTACGGGTTGGCGGCCATAGCGACCGGTGCGGTCGGACTGGCCTGGGGAGATTTCGCCGCGGTCTGGCAGCCATTCCCAGACGACGCCCCTGCTCGGCCGAGCTTCGCTTACGCCATCGCCGGCGTGTTCCTGGTCAGCGGCATCCTGCTGCAATGGCGGCGCACAGCCAGCATCGGCGCCGCCGCGTGCGCGGCGCTCGGGCTGATGTTCGCGTTTTTCTGGCTCAGCATGCGGCTGGTGACAGCGCCGCAGACGTACGTGTTCTACAACGGCGTCTCCGAGCAATTGGCGATCGGCTTAGGTGGCGTCGCGGCGTTTGCGTCGCTGAGCGCTGCGGCCTGGGCGCCGCGTTTGGCGCTTGTGGCGCGGATCGTGTTCGGCGTTTGCTGCGTCGTGTTTGGCGGCGCGCATTTCGTCTACGTCAACGAGACGGCGGCAATGGTGCCGAGCTATCTGCCGCTGGGCGGAACCATTTGGGCGCAGGTCACGGGCGTATGCCACGCGGCGGCGGGGTTGGCGCTGATTTCGGGCTTCTTCGCGCTGCCGGCAGCGCGGCTGTTGACGCTGATGTTCATCGGCTTCGGCGCACTGGTGTGGGCGCCGCAAATCTTGGTCGCATCGGCAGAAGGGCTCGGAGGCATCGAGCACATCGCGTGGGCCGGCAACGCGATCAATCTCTCGCTGATCGGCGCCGCGTGGATGATCGGCGACATGATTGCCGGTGCGCGCACGTCCTAG
- the ftsZ gene encoding cell division protein FtsZ, protein MSQYSAPVVHDLKPRIVVFGVGGAGGNAVNNMIDARLQGVEFVVANTDAQALTRARTPNRIQLGHAITEGLGAGARPEVGQAAAQESQPEIIEFLEGAHMVFVAAGMGGGTGTGAAPVIARTARERGILTIAVVTKPFHFEGQRRMQLAEQGVQELRKHVDTLIVIPNQNLFRVANERTTFAEAFQLADQVLYSGVRGVTDLMVMPGLINLDFADVRTVMAEMGTAMMGTGEASGPNRALDAAHGAMANPLLDIVSMRGAKGVLINITGGFDMTLYEVDQAANEIRAEVDANANIILGSTFDEQLEGRIRVAVVATGIDDEAIVTQQTVVEPARRAAEAPIRRPVVPTRPHVAREPAPQPVRTPSYEEPRPSFANDIEPERRPKSGGGFNMFGWKKPEPRDDEPSPREFNLDDDIPPPRAHEDDVRDPALDEELEIPAFLRRQMNPR, encoded by the coding sequence ATGAGTCAGTACAGCGCGCCCGTCGTTCACGACCTGAAACCACGCATTGTGGTGTTCGGCGTCGGCGGCGCAGGCGGCAACGCCGTCAACAACATGATCGACGCCCGTTTGCAGGGCGTTGAGTTCGTCGTCGCGAACACCGACGCACAAGCGCTGACGCGCGCCCGCACGCCAAACCGCATCCAGCTCGGCCACGCCATCACCGAAGGCCTCGGCGCAGGCGCGCGCCCGGAAGTCGGACAAGCGGCGGCGCAAGAGAGCCAGCCCGAGATCATCGAATTCCTCGAAGGGGCGCACATGGTGTTCGTCGCCGCCGGCATGGGCGGCGGCACCGGCACGGGTGCGGCCCCCGTCATCGCGCGTACAGCGCGCGAGCGCGGCATCCTCACCATCGCTGTCGTGACCAAGCCGTTCCACTTCGAAGGTCAGCGCCGCATGCAACTCGCGGAGCAAGGCGTTCAGGAACTCCGGAAGCACGTCGATACGCTGATCGTGATCCCGAACCAAAACCTTTTCCGCGTCGCCAACGAGCGCACCACCTTCGCCGAGGCCTTTCAACTCGCCGACCAAGTGCTTTACTCAGGCGTCCGCGGCGTCACCGATCTGATGGTGATGCCGGGACTGATCAATCTGGACTTCGCCGACGTCCGCACCGTGATGGCCGAGATGGGCACTGCGATGATGGGCACGGGCGAAGCCTCCGGTCCGAACCGCGCGCTCGATGCGGCGCACGGCGCCATGGCCAATCCACTGCTCGACATCGTCTCGATGCGCGGCGCCAAGGGCGTGCTGATCAACATCACCGGCGGCTTCGACATGACGCTGTACGAGGTGGATCAAGCCGCCAACGAAATCCGCGCCGAAGTCGACGCCAACGCCAACATCATCCTCGGCTCAACGTTTGACGAACAGCTCGAAGGCCGCATCCGGGTGGCGGTCGTCGCCACCGGCATCGACGATGAAGCCATCGTGACGCAGCAAACCGTGGTCGAGCCCGCGCGCCGCGCTGCCGAAGCCCCAATCCGCCGCCCGGTCGTGCCGACACGTCCGCACGTCGCGCGCGAGCCTGCGCCGCAACCAGTGCGCACGCCGTCCTACGAAGAGCCGCGCCCAAGCTTTGCCAACGACATCGAACCCGAGCGCCGCCCAAAAAGCGGTGGCGGCTTCAACATGTTCGGCTGGAAGAAGCCAGAGCCACGCGACGACGAACCGTCTCCGCGCGAGTTCAACCTGGATGACGACATCCCGCCGCCGCGCGCGCACGAGGATGACGTCCGCGATCCCGCACTCGACGAAGAGCTGGAAATCCCCGCCTTCCTCCGCAGGCAGATGAATCCGCGCTAA
- the ftsA gene encoding cell division protein FtsA yields MAAQIKRVEERDDEDVLELNQQVGPLVAVLDVGVSKTVCLAARRDPVLDMHPDRPLRVLGVGHQTAPAIASGKPADFDACARAIHVALEEASLMAGSAIRRVVASYSGPGVSSRIVRGAARVKGAIITARDVENAFTAAMASMPTPQLSFLHVEPLRYSIDDGEAIDDPVGHPGKLVAVDACVVTAPTEALNALKACIRQAGADVEDIIAGPKAAGLAVLTEEEREEGALVIDLGAGSIGVAAFAAEGLVHCETIAAGGVRLTRDLAAKLQTTFAAAERVKLHFGALTNACDPREAVAAPRLGQDGRLEAATTLRGVIADTLTPRLYEMLLMVRERLSRAGFSGANGPQRAVIVGGGAMIPGVRELAVEALGMPVRLGRPFELCGFDHGEAGPAYANAAGLLRQRLDAPALDDIDGDYQPTLAQAAASVKNAVHDMWNWLRDNF; encoded by the coding sequence ATGGCCGCCCAAATTAAGCGCGTCGAAGAGCGCGACGACGAGGACGTCCTCGAACTGAACCAACAAGTTGGGCCTCTCGTCGCCGTTCTCGACGTCGGCGTCTCAAAAACAGTCTGCCTCGCCGCCCGCCGCGATCCCGTGCTCGACATGCACCCGGATCGCCCATTGCGCGTGCTCGGCGTCGGCCACCAGACCGCGCCCGCCATCGCCTCCGGCAAGCCTGCCGACTTCGACGCCTGCGCCCGCGCGATTCACGTCGCCCTTGAAGAAGCGTCGCTCATGGCCGGCAGCGCCATCCGCCGCGTGGTCGCGTCGTATTCCGGCCCAGGCGTCAGCTCGCGCATCGTCCGCGGCGCCGCCCGCGTCAAAGGCGCGATCATCACCGCGCGCGACGTCGAGAACGCCTTCACCGCCGCGATGGCCTCGATGCCGACGCCGCAGCTCTCCTTCCTGCACGTCGAGCCGCTGCGCTATTCGATCGACGACGGCGAAGCCATCGACGATCCCGTCGGCCATCCCGGCAAGCTCGTCGCCGTTGACGCCTGCGTCGTCACCGCGCCGACCGAAGCTCTGAACGCGCTCAAAGCCTGCATCCGACAAGCCGGCGCCGATGTCGAAGACATCATCGCTGGCCCCAAAGCCGCTGGCCTCGCCGTGCTCACCGAAGAAGAGCGCGAAGAGGGCGCACTCGTCATCGATTTGGGCGCGGGCTCGATCGGTGTGGCAGCCTTCGCCGCCGAAGGCCTGGTGCATTGCGAAACCATCGCCGCCGGCGGCGTGCGCTTGACGCGCGATCTCGCCGCCAAACTGCAAACCACCTTCGCCGCCGCTGAGCGCGTGAAGCTGCACTTTGGCGCGCTCACCAACGCCTGCGATCCACGCGAAGCTGTCGCTGCGCCGCGCCTCGGCCAAGACGGCCGCCTCGAGGCCGCCACCACCTTGCGCGGCGTCATCGCCGATACGCTGACCCCGCGCCTCTACGAAATGCTGCTGATGGTGCGCGAGCGCCTCTCACGCGCAGGCTTCTCCGGCGCCAACGGCCCGCAACGCGCCGTCATCGTCGGCGGCGGCGCCATGATCCCCGGCGTGCGCGAACTCGCCGTCGAAGCGCTCGGCATGCCGGTGCGCTTGGGCCGCCCCTTCGAACTCTGCGGCTTCGACCACGGCGAAGCCGGCCCCGCCTACGCCAACGCCGCCGGCCTCCTGCGCCAACGTTTGGACGCGCCCGCGCTCGACGACATCGACGGCGACTACCAGCCCACGCTCGCGCAGGCCGCCGCGTCAGTGAAGAACGCCGTCCACGACATGTGGAACTGGCTCCGCGATAATTTCTGA
- a CDS encoding protein-L-isoaspartate(D-aspartate) O-methyltransferase, giving the protein MNYAQARQHMVRTQLKRRGIAAPAVLAAMREVPREAFVPEHLAQHAYEDRPLPIEAGQTISQPFMVAAMIEAAELERGNRVLEIGAGSGYAAAVMSRIAAHVYAIERHAELVEIAAARLKRLGYDTVELHVGDGTEGLPDAAPFDAIIASAGGPFVPQVLKEQLEIGGRLVMPVGDGEQRLLKITRASATHLEEEDLGGVAFVPLIGAHGWKESDHAH; this is encoded by the coding sequence ATGAACTACGCACAAGCCCGCCAGCACATGGTGCGGACGCAACTCAAACGCCGCGGCATCGCCGCGCCGGCAGTTTTGGCCGCCATGCGCGAAGTGCCCCGCGAAGCGTTTGTGCCCGAGCACCTCGCCCAGCATGCCTACGAGGATCGTCCACTACCGATCGAGGCCGGGCAAACCATCTCGCAGCCCTTTATGGTCGCCGCCATGATCGAGGCGGCCGAACTCGAGCGGGGTAATCGGGTGCTCGAGATCGGCGCGGGCTCCGGTTACGCCGCCGCTGTCATGAGCCGCATCGCCGCGCATGTGTACGCGATCGAACGACACGCTGAGCTTGTGGAGATTGCCGCCGCTCGCCTGAAGCGGCTCGGTTATGACACCGTAGAGCTTCACGTTGGCGATGGCACCGAGGGCTTGCCCGATGCGGCCCCGTTCGACGCCATCATCGCCTCGGCGGGCGGGCCGTTCGTGCCGCAAGTGCTGAAGGAGCAACTCGAAATCGGTGGCCGCCTGGTCATGCCAGTCGGCGACGGCGAGCAACGTCTGCTCAAGATTACGCGCGCCAGCGCCACGCACTTGGAAGAGGAGGATCTCGGGGGCGTTGCGTTCGTGCCTCTAATCGGCGCGCATGGCTGGAAGGAAAGTGATCACGCGCACTAG
- a CDS encoding D-alanine--D-alanine ligase, producing the protein MARVAVLLGGLSPERPVSLSSGRGCADALRRLGHDVIEIDPQNPGWIAELQDVAPDAVFNALHGEWGEDGRTQGVLDYLKLPYTHSSMLASAIAMDKDKSKAVFAQAGLPLANGKLMHRLDAAKAHPMPAPYVVKPNAQGSSVGIFIVREGANRPPEQLLDPDWTFGEEVLVEEFIDGKELTVAVMHGRGALAVTEIFVTSDGDWYDFDAKYAEGGSRHVVPADIPQTVADQCMRAAEAAHHALGCRGVTRADFRYDPKRDRLALLEVNTQPGMTPTSLTPEQAAYAGMSYDDLVAWILEDASWPR; encoded by the coding sequence ATGGCCCGGGTGGCGGTGCTATTAGGGGGCTTGAGCCCTGAGAGGCCAGTGAGCCTCAGCTCGGGCCGCGGCTGCGCTGACGCGCTGCGTCGCCTTGGCCACGACGTCATCGAGATCGACCCACAAAATCCCGGCTGGATCGCCGAACTCCAAGACGTGGCGCCTGACGCTGTCTTCAACGCGCTCCACGGCGAGTGGGGCGAGGATGGCCGCACCCAAGGCGTGCTCGACTATCTGAAGCTCCCCTACACCCATTCCAGCATGCTCGCCTCCGCGATCGCCATGGACAAAGACAAGTCCAAGGCGGTGTTCGCGCAAGCAGGGCTCCCGCTCGCCAACGGCAAGCTGATGCATCGGCTCGACGCCGCGAAAGCGCATCCGATGCCGGCGCCGTACGTCGTGAAGCCCAACGCGCAGGGCTCCTCCGTCGGCATCTTCATCGTCCGCGAAGGCGCCAACCGCCCGCCCGAACAATTGCTCGATCCCGACTGGACCTTCGGCGAAGAAGTGCTGGTCGAGGAATTCATCGACGGCAAAGAGCTCACCGTCGCCGTCATGCACGGCCGCGGCGCGCTCGCCGTCACCGAGATATTCGTCACCTCCGACGGCGATTGGTACGATTTCGACGCCAAATACGCCGAAGGCGGCTCGCGCCACGTCGTCCCCGCCGACATTCCCCAAACCGTCGCCGACCAATGCATGCGCGCTGCCGAAGCCGCGCACCATGCGCTCGGCTGCCGCGGCGTGACCCGCGCCGACTTCCGCTACGACCCCAAGCGCGATCGCCTCGCGCTCCTCGAAGTCAACACCCAGCCCGGCATGACGCCGACCTCGCTCACCCCCGAGCAAGCCGCTTACGCCGGCATGTCCTACGACGATCTCGTCGCCTGGATCCTGGAGGACGCATCATGGCCGCGGTGA
- a CDS encoding YcnI family copper-binding membrane protein: MRRLLLLASALAVFAQAPALAHVVLSTPDARPNAYYVGEFRLSHGCGESPTVAFRIEIPDGINIARPQPKPGWEIEIERAPLAAPVRTEYGEITERVSAVTWRGLLPSDQFDDFALLMKLPDRAGPIYFRALQTCEQGGRAWVEIPASRQDAHDLENPAPVLMVRRPSAPAAAPSDPHAGHH, encoded by the coding sequence ATGAGACGTTTATTGTTGTTGGCGAGCGCGCTCGCCGTCTTCGCGCAAGCGCCGGCCTTGGCACACGTTGTGCTGTCGACGCCCGACGCGCGGCCGAACGCGTATTATGTGGGTGAATTCCGCTTGTCGCATGGCTGCGGCGAGAGCCCGACCGTGGCGTTCCGCATCGAGATTCCGGACGGGATCAACATTGCGCGGCCGCAGCCGAAGCCGGGTTGGGAAATCGAGATCGAGCGCGCGCCGCTGGCTGCGCCGGTGCGCACCGAGTACGGCGAGATCACCGAACGCGTGAGCGCGGTGACTTGGCGCGGCCTGTTGCCGTCGGATCAGTTCGACGACTTCGCGCTGCTGATGAAGCTGCCCGATCGCGCCGGGCCGATCTATTTCCGAGCACTGCAGACGTGCGAGCAAGGTGGCCGCGCGTGGGTGGAGATTCCCGCGAGCAGACAGGATGCGCACGATCTGGAAAATCCAGCGCCGGTGCTGATGGTGCGACGCCCATCAGCGCCTGCAGCGGCGCCGAGCGATCCGCATGCGGGGCATCATTGA
- a CDS encoding Hsp70 family protein, which translates to MSLHEKIAPGEGARICLDLGTAMSKATVLLDSAHPTDVAPLPIGAAAGADHPLLTPSAMYVDEDRITFGPAAMKRAETGVAKRRNPIVSFKLVLSAREIEATLALKLSRTVDPTSTLTHRDGIVLYLAYLDQLIRAAVASEPSLPAPIADAPRRLTSPHWQSFEEASRIVGGLVEEASVVSMDLGVALLSQDGVPMPQVKQALVRAKGAQGRGHFDGIVFESQSAASAYANFARATAPYVLVIDMGAGTTDIAGFQRDASVAQSGLIEITEARQCCMLAGDELDNILIDLFARRAGKRGLAEEDRLWRGVKLAARSLKQELFQKGKSVFKYRNARISLTRDALENDPSFRAYCRALTATIAASLAPLAVAAKKGHADAITVLLAGGGSNLPFLADLVRAAAVKEKVKLPLKVERFGANWQLPHRHHPFAGVFPQLAIAMGGALAPVVRVPARAPEMI; encoded by the coding sequence ATGTCGCTGCATGAGAAGATCGCGCCGGGTGAGGGCGCCCGCATTTGTCTCGACCTCGGCACAGCAATGTCCAAGGCGACGGTGCTGCTGGATTCCGCGCACCCGACGGACGTCGCGCCGCTGCCGATTGGCGCGGCCGCCGGCGCTGATCATCCGTTGCTGACGCCGTCAGCAATGTATGTCGACGAGGACCGCATCACGTTCGGGCCCGCCGCCATGAAGCGCGCCGAAACCGGCGTCGCAAAGCGGCGCAACCCTATCGTGTCGTTCAAGCTCGTGCTCTCCGCGCGCGAGATCGAAGCGACGCTGGCGCTGAAGCTGAGCCGCACCGTCGATCCGACCAGCACGCTCACGCACCGCGACGGCATCGTGCTCTACTTGGCCTACCTGGATCAGCTTATCCGCGCGGCAGTCGCCTCCGAGCCTTCATTGCCCGCGCCGATCGCCGATGCGCCACGCCGGCTCACAAGCCCGCACTGGCAATCGTTTGAAGAAGCCAGCCGCATCGTCGGCGGCCTCGTCGAAGAGGCGAGTGTTGTCTCGATGGATCTCGGCGTAGCCTTACTCTCACAAGACGGCGTGCCGATGCCACAAGTAAAGCAGGCGCTCGTTCGCGCCAAAGGCGCACAAGGCCGCGGACACTTCGACGGCATCGTGTTCGAGTCTCAGTCCGCAGCCTCCGCATACGCCAACTTCGCCCGCGCCACCGCGCCGTACGTGCTCGTCATCGACATGGGCGCAGGCACCACCGATATCGCCGGCTTCCAACGCGATGCCAGCGTCGCCCAGTCGGGCCTGATCGAAATCACCGAAGCGCGCCAATGCTGCATGCTTGCCGGCGATGAACTCGACAACATCCTGATCGATCTCTTCGCGCGCCGTGCCGGCAAACGCGGCCTAGCCGAAGAAGATCGGCTCTGGCGCGGTGTGAAGCTCGCGGCCCGGTCGCTGAAGCAAGAGCTGTTTCAGAAGGGTAAGAGCGTCTTCAAATATCGCAACGCGCGCATCAGCCTCACCCGCGACGCACTGGAAAACGACCCGTCCTTCCGCGCCTATTGCCGCGCGCTGACAGCCACGATCGCCGCGAGCCTTGCACCGCTCGCGGTCGCCGCAAAAAAAGGCCACGCCGACGCGATCACTGTGCTGCTTGCGGGCGGCGGTTCGAACTTGCCGTTCCTCGCCGACCTCGTCCGCGCCGCTGCGGTAAAGGAAAAAGTGAAGCTGCCGCTGAAGGTCGAGCGCTTCGGCGCTAACTGGCAATTGCCTCACCGCCATCACCCGTTCGCCGGCGTGTTCCCGCAGCTCGCCATCGCCATGGGCGGCGCGCTTGCGCCCGTAGTGCGCGTTCCTGCGCGCGCGCCGGAGATGATCTGA
- a CDS encoding cell division protein FtsQ/DivIB gives MAAVRARRGGRGYEPEPQRGKKRRKKMPSGPSPYESMPRIARIKLSGGLSGDDVQVTGKSLVLALTGAVFFLGAGIAGAAWLGSSLFDASEAFARSADAGAANVGFAIDDVQVAAMPGAPAITAARAAEIRALIVPEGRQSVLSLEPAEIQARVESLDWVASARVRRLWPDAIKVEVERRQEYALWQEDGEVSVIDVNGERMLAERAADHADLPLVVGIGAGPAAEPLLIALESLPQLRARLEALVRVNDRRWNVELASGATVALPEEGAPEALAQLEQLQTDHALLDRPVTRIDMRAPGRLAIRVHPALAGGPLMGGV, from the coding sequence ATGGCCGCGGTGAGAGCACGCCGCGGCGGACGCGGCTACGAACCAGAACCGCAGCGCGGCAAGAAGCGCCGCAAGAAGATGCCGTCCGGCCCGTCGCCGTACGAATCCATGCCACGCATCGCGCGCATCAAACTGTCCGGTGGCCTCTCCGGCGACGACGTGCAAGTCACCGGCAAAAGCCTCGTCCTCGCGCTGACCGGCGCCGTCTTCTTCCTCGGCGCAGGCATCGCCGGCGCCGCCTGGCTCGGCTCATCTCTGTTTGACGCCAGCGAAGCCTTCGCCCGCAGCGCCGACGCCGGCGCCGCCAATGTCGGCTTCGCCATCGACGATGTGCAAGTCGCCGCCATGCCAGGCGCGCCCGCCATCACCGCTGCACGCGCCGCCGAAATCCGCGCGCTGATCGTGCCCGAAGGGCGCCAGTCCGTGCTCTCGCTCGAGCCCGCAGAAATCCAAGCCCGCGTCGAAAGCCTCGATTGGGTCGCCTCCGCGCGCGTGCGGCGCTTGTGGCCCGACGCGATCAAAGTCGAAGTCGAGCGCCGTCAGGAATACGCGCTCTGGCAGGAAGACGGCGAAGTCTCCGTCATCGACGTCAACGGCGAACGCATGCTCGCAGAGCGCGCCGCCGATCACGCCGATCTGCCGCTCGTTGTCGGAATTGGCGCCGGCCCCGCCGCCGAGCCGCTGCTGATCGCGCTCGAAAGCCTGCCGCAACTGCGCGCGCGTCTCGAAGCGCTCGTGCGCGTCAATGATCGCCGCTGGAATGTCGAGCTTGCCTCCGGCGCCACCGTCGCGCTGCCGGAAGAGGGCGCGCCTGAAGCGCTCGCCCAACTCGAACAACTCCAAACCGACCACGCTCTGCTCGATCGCCCCGTCACCCGCATCGACATGCGCGCGCCTGGCCGTCTCGCCATCCGCGTTCATCCCGCTCTCGCCGGCGGCCCGCTGATGGGGGGCGTATAA
- a CDS encoding nuclear transport factor 2 family protein — translation MPLLAVALSACATTAPPTSLEADRLTVAALDTAYQAAVERNDADAMANILHEDMILVVGAGTVYTREDLLRSAREQELIYEHQVEDEGTQTVRMYGPNTAIVTARLWLKGTQQGGAFDQRLWFSDTYVRTPEGWRYAFGQASRALPPS, via the coding sequence ATGCCCCTGCTCGCTGTCGCGCTCAGCGCCTGTGCGACGACGGCGCCGCCGACCAGTTTGGAGGCCGATCGGCTTACCGTCGCGGCGCTCGACACGGCGTATCAGGCCGCTGTCGAGCGCAACGATGCGGACGCGATGGCGAACATTCTGCACGAGGACATGATCTTGGTGGTTGGCGCGGGGACTGTGTACACGCGCGAGGATCTGCTGCGTTCGGCGCGCGAGCAGGAGTTGATCTACGAGCATCAGGTCGAGGACGAAGGCACGCAGACGGTGCGGATGTACGGGCCGAACACGGCGATCGTGACGGCGCGGTTGTGGCTCAAGGGCACGCAGCAAGGCGGCGCGTTCGATCAGCGGCTTTGGTTCAGCGATACGTATGTGCGCACGCCGGAAGGTTGGCGTTATGCGTTTGGCCAAGCGTCGCGCGCGCTGCCGCCAAGCTGA
- a CDS encoding helix-turn-helix domain-containing protein, with the protein MLWYHSGMARIIPLWRSPEVSVHRFDHPVEHEDQPYEEVAGAFRASFVESGTFDLHVSGGSWRVNPGDVMLSHPGMRFSASFQGKGFSDTCLSLTYLAANDDGFDAAQSWAKRAAPVRIASNRLRYLRWGLRRAVDEGAPMLAEYCATAVFADEASTSPAALFSEHKFAWYAERVHFVRERLDAEFAGEFSVSALARSVGMSMFHFSRVFTELVGMPPYQYLLRARLKAARAMLRDGRSVTDTCFACGFSNLSHFSRSFARRYGHTPSRVTA; encoded by the coding sequence GTGCTCTGGTATCACTCCGGTATGGCGCGCATCATTCCGCTGTGGCGATCCCCGGAGGTCAGCGTTCACCGCTTCGATCATCCGGTGGAGCATGAGGATCAGCCGTACGAGGAGGTCGCCGGCGCGTTCAGGGCGAGCTTCGTGGAGTCCGGAACGTTCGATCTGCACGTCAGCGGCGGCAGCTGGCGCGTTAATCCGGGCGACGTGATGCTGAGCCATCCGGGCATGCGGTTTAGTGCTAGTTTTCAAGGCAAAGGCTTTAGCGACACGTGCCTTTCGCTGACGTATTTGGCGGCGAATGACGACGGTTTTGATGCGGCGCAATCGTGGGCCAAGCGCGCCGCGCCGGTGCGGATTGCGAGCAATCGCTTGCGCTATTTGCGCTGGGGCTTGCGGCGCGCGGTGGACGAAGGCGCGCCGATGCTGGCGGAATATTGCGCGACGGCGGTGTTTGCGGATGAGGCGAGCACGTCGCCAGCCGCGCTGTTCAGTGAGCATAAGTTCGCGTGGTACGCCGAGCGCGTGCATTTCGTGCGCGAGCGGCTGGATGCGGAATTTGCGGGCGAATTCAGCGTGTCCGCGCTGGCGCGTTCGGTCGGCATGAGCATGTTTCATTTCAGCCGCGTGTTCACCGAGCTGGTCGGCATGCCGCCGTACCAGTATTTGTTGCGCGCGCGGTTGAAGGCGGCGCGGGCGATGTTGCGCGATGGGCGCAGCGTCACTGACACGTGTTTTGCCTGTGGCTTCAGCAATTTGAGCCATTTCAGCCGTAGCTTCGCGCGGCGTTATGGGCATACGCCGTCTCGGGTTACCGCCTGA